In Pseudomonas fakonensis, one DNA window encodes the following:
- a CDS encoding type II secretion system GspH family protein: MAASTPTGEAGFTYLGVLFLIAVSSMALAATGTLWATAVQREHERQLLWVGGQYAQALRSYYRASPGLAQYPKELADLLEDDRFPSPQRHLRRLYPDPVTGSDDWGLTRSEDGRISGVYSRSDSMPLKRSGFDAAWSSFEGVEHYSDWQFVAEQAFSESAAGARQHTGQGEAP; the protein is encoded by the coding sequence ATGGCAGCCTCTACGCCGACTGGTGAAGCCGGCTTCACCTACCTGGGCGTGCTGTTTCTGATTGCGGTCAGCAGCATGGCCCTGGCCGCCACCGGTACCCTGTGGGCCACCGCCGTGCAGCGCGAGCACGAGCGCCAGTTGCTGTGGGTGGGCGGGCAATACGCCCAGGCCCTGCGCAGCTACTACCGGGCCTCGCCGGGCCTGGCCCAGTACCCGAAGGAACTGGCCGACCTGCTGGAAGATGACCGTTTCCCGTCGCCGCAACGCCACCTGCGCAGGCTCTACCCCGACCCTGTGACCGGCAGCGACGACTGGGGCCTGACGCGCAGTGAAGACGGGCGGATCAGCGGGGTCTACAGCCGCTCCGACAGCATGCCGCTCAAACGCAGTGGCTTTGACGCTGCCTGGAGCAGCTTCGAGGGCGTCGAGCATTATAGCGACTGGCAGTTCGTCGCCGAGCAGGCGTTCAGCGAAAGCGCCGCCGGGGCGCGCCAGCACACAGGGCAGGGGGAGGCGCCATGA
- a CDS encoding secretin N-terminal domain-containing protein, whose protein sequence is MKPSKLCKPAPFLLLALCVAIAGCNSNPVREESEELMQDGQYEAGIARLEEALREEPRNTELNIALAHGRQAAVEALLGEADSARIRHDFVSARMGYGRVLTIEPNNRRAQEGVRQIELIRTLDERVALGQAALRQGDLFGAERYMREVLRLDPQNQKGQLLRTDIENVQARTATPYPQLRSRLERPVTLEFRDANLKTIFEVLAQVAGINFIFDKDLRPDMKATIFVREVRIEDAVQLLLEQNQLHQKIVNDNTLLIYPDSPQKTKDYQELVMRTFYLTSIDANTALNMVKTMLKTRDVFVDERLNTLTMRDTPDAVRMAEKLLQSQDQSNPEVVLEVEVMEVARSRILDLGLQWPNTFGVINSDGTPVGVLDQLRGINSSRISISPAPQAKINAQDKDINTLASPVIRVSNREQARIHIGQRVPIISATSVPSTQGPVITESVTYLDVGLKLEVQPTVHLNNEVAIKIALEVSNATPLEPTRQGTIPVQVDTRNAQTSLRLHDGETQVLAGLVRNDHNASGNKIPGLGDIPGLGRLFGSNKDDMSKSELVLAITPRIVRNLPYQSPSDMEFATGTESALSVRQLIPPPPGAVVPTEGGQAPAGQGQMAVVPAPLSAQP, encoded by the coding sequence ATGAAGCCTTCGAAGTTGTGCAAGCCTGCTCCGTTCCTGCTGCTGGCGCTGTGCGTGGCCATCGCCGGGTGCAACTCCAACCCGGTACGCGAGGAAAGCGAGGAACTGATGCAGGACGGCCAGTACGAGGCCGGCATCGCCCGCCTGGAAGAAGCCCTGCGCGAAGAACCGCGCAACACCGAGCTGAACATCGCCCTGGCCCATGGCCGCCAGGCGGCGGTCGAGGCGCTGCTGGGCGAGGCCGACAGCGCGCGCATCCGCCACGACTTCGTCAGCGCCCGCATGGGCTATGGCCGGGTGCTGACCATCGAGCCGAACAACCGCCGCGCCCAGGAAGGCGTGCGCCAGATCGAGCTGATCCGCACCCTCGACGAACGCGTGGCGCTGGGCCAGGCGGCGCTGCGCCAGGGTGATCTTTTCGGTGCCGAGCGCTACATGCGCGAGGTACTGCGCCTGGACCCGCAAAACCAGAAGGGCCAGCTGCTGCGCACCGACATCGAGAACGTCCAGGCGCGTACCGCCACCCCCTACCCGCAACTGCGCAGCCGCCTGGAACGCCCGGTCACCCTGGAGTTTCGCGACGCCAACCTGAAGACCATCTTCGAGGTGCTGGCCCAGGTGGCGGGGATCAACTTCATCTTCGACAAAGACCTGCGCCCGGACATGAAAGCCACCATCTTCGTGCGTGAAGTGCGCATCGAGGATGCCGTGCAGCTGCTGCTGGAGCAGAACCAGCTGCACCAGAAGATCGTCAACGACAACACTTTGCTGATCTACCCCGACTCGCCGCAGAAGACCAAGGACTATCAAGAGCTGGTCATGCGCACCTTCTACCTGACCAGCATCGACGCCAACACCGCGCTGAACATGGTCAAGACCATGCTCAAGACCCGCGACGTGTTCGTCGACGAACGCCTCAACACCCTGACCATGCGCGACACCCCCGATGCCGTGCGCATGGCCGAGAAGCTGCTGCAGTCCCAGGACCAGTCCAACCCTGAGGTGGTGCTGGAGGTGGAGGTGATGGAGGTGGCCCGTTCGCGCATCCTCGACCTGGGCCTGCAATGGCCCAACACCTTCGGTGTGATCAACAGCGACGGCACCCCGGTGGGCGTGCTCGACCAGCTGCGCGGCATCAACTCCAGCCGCATCAGCATCTCGCCGGCGCCCCAGGCCAAGATCAACGCCCAGGACAAGGACATCAACACCCTGGCAAGCCCGGTGATCCGCGTCAGCAACCGCGAGCAGGCGCGCATCCACATCGGCCAGCGGGTGCCGATCATCAGCGCCACCTCGGTGCCCTCCACCCAAGGGCCGGTGATCACCGAAAGCGTCACCTACCTGGACGTCGGCCTCAAGCTCGAGGTGCAGCCTACCGTGCACCTGAACAACGAAGTGGCGATCAAGATTGCCCTGGAGGTGAGCAACGCCACCCCGCTGGAGCCCACCCGCCAAGGTACCATCCCGGTCCAGGTCGACACCCGCAACGCCCAGACCAGCCTGCGCCTGCACGACGGCGAAACCCAGGTGCTGGCGGGCCTGGTGCGCAACGACCACAACGCCAGCGGCAACAAGATCCCCGGCCTTGGCGACATTCCCGGCCTTGGCCGGCTGTTTGGCAGCAACAAGGACGACATGAGCAAGTCCGAGCTGGTGCTGGCGATCACCCCGCGCATCGTGCGCAACCTGCCGTACCAGAGCCCGTCGGACATGGAGTTCGCCACCGGCACCGAGTCGGCCCTGTCGGTGCGCCAGCTGATCCCGCCACCCCCCGGCGCCGTGGTGCCGACCGAAGGTGGCCAGGCACCGGCAGGCCAGGGCCAGATGGCCGTGGTGCCCGCCCCGCTGAGCGCGCAGCCATGA
- a CDS encoding ABC transporter substrate-binding protein produces MLLCTSTQALTLTEQEQAGQRLYRQGLSSSDAQLQAQVGPSGIRVPASVLPCASCHGRDGSGRPEGGVRPPSLYWQRLALGQGERQINGRRYPAYTAASLAKAIRSGVDPAGNRLDPAMPRFDLTLADQRNLTAYLKRLADERDPGLEDQVLRLGTLLPESGPLAEAGRVVRAVLEDGIEQLNRQGGLHGRRVELQVADPGTSAASTSQALAALAQRQVFTLVAPLAPWLDSGALASQGLPLVGATPLDGGGPQVFDPLPALHEQLLSVAMHAREGLGLQRLQVVFAGQDQAIAAGMLLERMRQIGFNPPPAQPFEGRAVAGEGIVFLGSPRAFAELATALEREGRQPYLLAASAQVTSALPGLSAHWSQRLLLAYPFAPSDWRAPGREALQGIRQRQGLDGRQAALQVSTLCAWQLLVEALRQVGRDASREGLVAALEQLHGVDTGLTPALGFGPGRRQGLAGAHVVQVSLPGPGFTEVAPYRAVPELP; encoded by the coding sequence CTGTTGCTGTGTACCTCAACCCAAGCCCTGACCCTCACCGAGCAGGAGCAAGCCGGCCAGCGTCTGTACCGCCAAGGCCTGTCCAGCAGTGACGCGCAGTTGCAGGCCCAGGTCGGCCCCAGCGGCATCCGCGTGCCGGCCAGTGTGCTGCCGTGCGCCAGTTGCCACGGCCGCGATGGCAGCGGTCGCCCCGAAGGCGGCGTGCGCCCGCCGAGCCTGTACTGGCAGCGCCTGGCGCTGGGGCAGGGCGAGCGCCAGATCAACGGCCGCCGCTACCCGGCTTACACCGCAGCCAGCCTGGCCAAGGCGATTCGCAGCGGGGTCGACCCCGCCGGCAACCGGCTTGACCCGGCCATGCCACGCTTCGACCTGACCCTGGCCGACCAGCGCAACCTCACGGCCTACCTCAAGCGCCTGGCCGATGAGCGCGACCCGGGGCTGGAAGACCAGGTGCTGCGCCTGGGCACGCTGCTGCCCGAGAGTGGCCCCTTGGCCGAGGCCGGGCGGGTGGTGCGGGCAGTGCTGGAAGACGGTATCGAACAGCTCAACCGCCAGGGCGGTCTGCACGGGCGGCGGGTGGAACTGCAAGTGGCAGACCCGGGCACGAGCGCGGCCAGCACCTCCCAGGCCCTGGCCGCCCTGGCGCAGCGCCAGGTGTTCACCCTGGTGGCGCCGCTGGCCCCCTGGCTCGACAGTGGCGCATTGGCGAGCCAGGGCTTGCCGCTGGTGGGCGCCACGCCGCTGGACGGTGGCGGGCCGCAGGTGTTCGACCCGTTGCCGGCGCTGCACGAGCAATTGCTGAGCGTGGCCATGCATGCCCGCGAAGGGTTGGGCCTGCAACGCCTGCAGGTGGTGTTCGCCGGGCAGGATCAAGCCATCGCTGCCGGAATGCTGCTCGAGCGCATGCGGCAAATTGGCTTCAACCCGCCGCCAGCGCAGCCCTTCGAGGGCAGGGCGGTGGCGGGCGAGGGCATCGTATTTCTCGGTAGCCCCCGGGCGTTCGCCGAGCTTGCCACAGCACTCGAGCGCGAAGGGCGCCAACCCTACCTGCTGGCCGCCTCGGCGCAGGTGACCAGCGCGCTGCCGGGGTTGTCGGCGCACTGGTCGCAGCGTCTGCTGTTGGCCTATCCCTTCGCCCCCTCGGACTGGCGTGCACCAGGCCGCGAGGCGTTGCAGGGGATACGCCAGCGCCAGGGGCTGGATGGACGCCAGGCGGCGTTGCAGGTGAGCACGCTGTGTGCCTGGCAATTGCTGGTCGAAGCGCTGCGACAGGTTGGGCGCGACGCCAGCCGCGAGGGGCTGGTTGCAGCGCTTGAGCAGTTGCATGGCGTCGATACCGGGTTGACCCCGGCCTTGGGCTTCGGCCCCGGGCGCCGGCAGGGGCTGGCAGGTGCCCATGTGGTGCAGGTGAGCCTGCCGGGGCCGGGCTTCACCGAGGTGGCGCCGTACCGGGCGGTGCCGGAGCTTCCATAG
- a CDS encoding GspE/PulE family protein — protein MSQAIDVCAEGLIAGKPAATEVAWPPTQAYPRDLLTQARLQAGEERLLDCLERLSCDAPAIFTQRLAATLHYPLLDTQALFASTPAFAQVSLAQCLKREFALVEHAGELIGVFADPFDSARLAWIDDCLQGAPLYLAHAADLAAYLARHEESFHAVDALDHGTEVSAQGDALQRLSLTSISEDQSRVVKLVNSTLYDALKLHASDIHLGMTGQGLTIKYRIDGVLNGAGKASGNEFAEQVISRIKVMAELDIGEKRVPQDGRFKVAIGERQIDFRVSIMPSIFGEDAVLRVLDKQDLTDQVSGLQLQALGFEEHTLRALRRLASEPYGMILVTGPTGSGKTTTLYAMLSEINHGVDKIITIEDPVEYQLPGVLQIPVNEKKGLTFARGLRSILRHDPDKILVGEIRDPDTAQIAVQSALTGHLVFTTIHANNVFDVIGRFSQMQVDPYSFVSALNAVLAQRLVRLACTHCAVPCEVDDELLAASGLTREAVSGWQFVRAQGCGQCRGSGYRGRNAIAELLHLDDDLRQMIVERRPLSQIKQLACQRGLRLLRASALDLVRNGRTTLEEINRVTFIV, from the coding sequence ATGTCCCAGGCAATCGACGTTTGTGCTGAGGGCCTCATCGCCGGCAAGCCGGCTGCTACCGAGGTTGCCTGGCCGCCCACACAGGCCTACCCCCGTGACCTGCTGACCCAGGCCCGCCTGCAAGCCGGTGAAGAACGCCTGCTGGACTGCCTCGAACGCCTGTCCTGCGACGCCCCGGCCATCTTCACCCAGCGCCTGGCCGCCACCCTGCATTACCCGCTGCTCGACACCCAGGCGCTGTTCGCCAGCACCCCGGCCTTCGCCCAGGTGAGCCTGGCCCAGTGCCTGAAACGCGAGTTCGCCCTGGTGGAGCACGCCGGCGAGCTGATCGGCGTGTTCGCCGACCCCTTCGACAGTGCCCGCCTGGCCTGGATCGACGACTGCCTGCAAGGCGCGCCGCTGTACCTGGCGCACGCCGCCGACCTTGCCGCCTACCTGGCCCGCCACGAAGAAAGCTTCCACGCCGTCGACGCCCTCGACCATGGCACTGAGGTCAGCGCCCAGGGCGATGCCTTGCAACGCCTGTCGCTGACCAGCATCAGCGAGGACCAGAGCCGGGTGGTCAAGCTGGTCAACTCGACCCTGTACGACGCCCTCAAGCTGCATGCCAGCGATATTCACCTGGGCATGACCGGCCAGGGCCTGACCATCAAGTACCGCATCGACGGCGTGCTCAACGGTGCCGGCAAAGCCAGCGGCAACGAGTTCGCCGAGCAGGTGATCTCGCGCATCAAGGTCATGGCCGAGCTGGATATCGGCGAAAAACGCGTGCCCCAGGATGGCCGCTTCAAGGTGGCCATCGGCGAGCGGCAGATCGACTTCCGGGTGTCGATCATGCCCAGCATCTTCGGTGAAGACGCGGTGCTGCGGGTGCTCGACAAGCAGGACCTCACCGACCAGGTCAGCGGCCTGCAGCTGCAGGCCCTGGGTTTCGAGGAGCACACCCTGCGCGCCCTGCGCCGGCTGGCCAGCGAGCCCTACGGAATGATCCTGGTCACCGGCCCCACCGGCAGCGGCAAGACCACCACGCTGTACGCCATGCTCAGCGAGATCAACCATGGCGTGGACAAGATCATCACCATCGAGGACCCGGTGGAGTACCAGTTACCCGGGGTGCTGCAGATTCCGGTCAACGAGAAAAAGGGCCTGACCTTCGCCCGCGGCCTGCGCTCGATCCTGCGCCACGACCCGGACAAGATCCTGGTGGGTGAAATCCGCGACCCGGACACCGCGCAGATCGCCGTGCAGTCGGCGCTCACCGGGCACCTGGTGTTCACCACCATCCACGCCAACAACGTGTTCGACGTGATCGGCCGCTTCAGCCAGATGCAGGTCGACCCCTACAGCTTCGTCTCGGCGCTCAACGCCGTGCTGGCCCAGCGCCTGGTGCGCCTGGCCTGCACCCACTGCGCGGTGCCTTGCGAGGTGGACGATGAGCTGCTGGCCGCCTCGGGCCTTACCCGCGAAGCGGTCAGCGGCTGGCAGTTCGTCCGCGCCCAGGGCTGCGGCCAGTGCCGCGGCAGCGGCTACCGCGGGCGTAACGCCATCGCCGAACTGCTGCACCTGGACGACGACCTGCGGCAGATGATCGTCGAACGCCGCCCGCTCTCGCAGATCAAGCAGCTGGCCTGCCAACGCGGGCTGCGCCTGCTGCGCGCCTCGGCCCTGGACCTGGTCCGCAACGGCCGCACCACACTCGAGGAGATCAACCGTGTCACATTCATTGTCTGA
- a CDS encoding SCO family protein, producing the protein MSSLSHRRTGMRGFDWVALGVCLWIFASVALAHEGHAPAAQPAPPAIASAGGTRDAQAWFTDTLLTDQNGRALRFYSDVLKDKVVMLNVVFTHCNDACPLITRKLREVREAMGPELASQVTFVSLSSDPLNDSPAVLKAFAEKHGVDGPNWLFLTGDKASVDLVLGRLGQFLPSPEQHSTQLIAGDVAGKRWSKIRPDAPAVAIAQRMQLLAQPLAGR; encoded by the coding sequence ATGAGCAGCCTGAGCCATCGGCGCACCGGCATGCGCGGCTTCGACTGGGTGGCACTGGGTGTGTGCCTGTGGATCTTCGCCTCGGTGGCCCTGGCCCACGAGGGCCATGCCCCCGCAGCGCAACCCGCACCGCCGGCAATCGCCAGCGCTGGCGGTACCCGCGATGCCCAGGCCTGGTTCACCGACACCCTGCTCACCGACCAGAACGGCCGGGCGCTGCGCTTTTACAGCGATGTGCTCAAGGACAAGGTGGTGATGCTCAACGTGGTGTTCACCCATTGCAACGACGCCTGCCCACTGATTACCCGCAAGCTGCGCGAGGTGCGCGAAGCCATGGGGCCTGAGCTGGCGTCCCAGGTGACCTTCGTGTCGTTGAGCAGCGACCCGCTCAACGACAGCCCGGCGGTGCTCAAGGCGTTCGCTGAAAAGCACGGCGTGGATGGCCCCAACTGGTTGTTCTTGACTGGTGACAAGGCCAGCGTCGACCTGGTGCTGGGGCGCCTGGGCCAGTTTTTGCCCAGCCCCGAGCAGCATTCCACGCAGCTGATTGCAGGCGATGTGGCCGGCAAGCGCTGGAGCAAGATCCGCCCCGACGCCCCGGCCGTCGCCATTGCCCAGCGCATGCAGCTGCTGGCGCAACCCCTGGCGGGGCGGTGA
- a CDS encoding curli assembly protein CsgF yields the protein MNTHKPRHIAAYLLAAGLGGQALATELVYTPVNPAFGGNPLNGTWLLNNAQAQNDYDDPDLKSRTSAFTGTSALERFTNQLESRLLGQLLDNISNGTTGSMSTSAFLIDVIDDGGALSIKVTDRATGQISIIQVSGL from the coding sequence ATGAACACCCACAAGCCCCGGCACATTGCCGCCTACCTGCTGGCTGCAGGCCTCGGTGGCCAGGCCCTGGCCACGGAACTGGTGTACACCCCGGTGAACCCGGCCTTCGGTGGCAACCCGCTCAATGGCACCTGGCTGCTGAACAACGCCCAGGCGCAGAACGACTACGACGACCCAGACTTGAAAAGCCGCACTTCGGCCTTCACCGGCACCTCGGCCCTGGAGCGCTTCACCAACCAGCTGGAGTCGCGGTTGCTGGGGCAATTGCTGGACAACATCAGTAACGGCACCACGGGCAGCATGTCCACCAGTGCCTTCCTGATCGACGTCATCGACGACGGTGGGGCCTTGAGCATCAAGGTCACCGACCGCGCCACCGGGCAAATTTCGATCATCCAGGTCAGTGGCCTGTAA
- a CDS encoding response regulator — MVNRVLVVDDEQTLAQNLQAYLQAQGLEVQVAHDGASGISLAEHFAPDVIVLDYRLPDMEGFQVLETVRRNRQCHFVLITAHPTAEVRERAAELGVSHVLFKPFPLMELARATFDLMGIERQRRATDRPAEGFVERRQNRNQSFPLQLFDGSWVLADRRRNGDTPAEPDDEQLLTGE; from the coding sequence TTGGTGAACAGAGTATTGGTGGTCGACGACGAACAGACCCTTGCGCAGAACCTGCAGGCGTATTTGCAGGCGCAAGGCCTGGAGGTCCAGGTTGCCCACGACGGTGCCAGCGGAATCAGCCTGGCTGAACACTTTGCACCGGACGTGATCGTGCTGGATTACCGCTTGCCCGACATGGAGGGGTTTCAGGTTCTGGAGACTGTGCGCAGGAACAGGCAGTGCCATTTCGTGCTGATTACCGCCCACCCTACCGCCGAGGTACGGGAGCGGGCCGCCGAACTTGGGGTGAGCCATGTCCTGTTCAAGCCGTTCCCGTTGATGGAACTGGCCCGCGCGACCTTCGACCTGATGGGCATAGAGCGCCAGCGCAGGGCCACGGACCGCCCGGCAGAGGGCTTTGTCGAGCGACGCCAGAACAGGAACCAATCGTTCCCCTTGCAGTTGTTCGATGGCAGCTGGGTACTGGCCGACCGCCGACGTAACGGCGACACACCGGCAGAGCCTGACGACGAGCAACTGCTCACCGGGGAATAG
- a CDS encoding SurA N-terminal domain-containing protein codes for MRTWLLCLLMLAPLCHADMPVARVNGVAIGVLRLEHYFSEYLQAQGRAVTSIRNPQLYRRLREQALDELIDKELLWQAAQRLGIVVDDAQVAAQVAEVEAAFASPALFERRLEAAGFDRVGFVEYTRHELAAQQAYARLSEVAPPTDDEVQAFYQANRENLAQRQNQSDNTSVSTQTPLALARELLLAHQQAQARQSARQRLRESATVERID; via the coding sequence ATGCGTACATGGCTGCTTTGCCTGCTGATGCTGGCCCCGCTTTGCCACGCCGACATGCCCGTGGCCCGGGTCAACGGTGTGGCCATCGGCGTACTGCGCCTGGAGCATTACTTCAGCGAGTACCTGCAGGCCCAGGGCCGGGCAGTGACCAGCATCCGCAACCCGCAGCTTTACCGGCGCCTGCGCGAGCAGGCGCTGGACGAGCTGATCGACAAGGAGCTGCTGTGGCAGGCTGCGCAGCGCCTGGGCATCGTGGTCGATGACGCTCAGGTAGCGGCGCAGGTAGCCGAAGTGGAGGCGGCATTCGCAAGCCCGGCGCTGTTCGAGCGGCGGCTGGAGGCGGCGGGTTTCGACCGGGTCGGGTTCGTCGAGTACACCCGTCACGAACTGGCCGCGCAACAAGCCTATGCGCGGCTGAGCGAAGTCGCACCGCCGACGGATGACGAGGTGCAGGCGTTCTACCAGGCCAACCGAGAAAACCTTGCACAAAGACAGAACCAAAGTGATAACACTTCAGTCTCAACGCAAACACCCCTGGCCTTGGCCCGGGAGCTGTTGCTGGCACACCAGCAGGCCCAGGCGCGGCAGTCGGCCCGCCAACGTTTGCGGGAATCCGCTACAGTGGAGCGCATCGACTGA
- the csgE gene encoding curli production assembly/transport protein CsgE, whose translation MEDEMAGFIVDNTISHIGHDFYNAFSDRLRATSELNFNLVVRERPDARWGSLVTVEYEREVVYRRFLAPNTTQLTIEANAAADLVRQQIVQRKLQRLLQDTTDLERDEL comes from the coding sequence ATGGAAGACGAGATGGCCGGCTTCATCGTCGACAACACCATCTCGCACATCGGCCACGACTTCTACAACGCCTTCAGCGACCGCCTGCGGGCCACCAGCGAGCTGAATTTCAATCTGGTGGTGCGCGAACGCCCGGATGCCCGCTGGGGCAGCCTGGTGACCGTGGAGTACGAGCGTGAAGTGGTGTACCGGCGCTTTCTGGCGCCGAACACCACGCAACTGACCATCGAGGCCAACGCGGCCGCCGACCTGGTGCGCCAGCAGATCGTCCAGCGCAAGCTGCAACGGCTGCTGCAGGACACCACCGACCTGGAGAGGGACGAGCTATGA
- a CDS encoding type II secretion system protein: MNRKQRGFSLIEVVITLALLGLLASMAAPLTETVVRRGKEQQLREALYQIRDAIDAYKRAFDAGYIEKRLNGSGYPPNLQVLVDGVRDVRSAKGAKFYFLRRIPHDPLLTAKRNDGGGWGLRAYDSSADNPREGEDVFDVYSTARGKGLNNIPYGQW; encoded by the coding sequence ATGAACCGCAAGCAGCGCGGCTTCAGCCTGATCGAGGTGGTGATCACCCTGGCGCTGCTGGGGTTGCTGGCCAGCATGGCCGCGCCGCTGACCGAAACCGTGGTGCGCCGCGGCAAGGAACAACAGCTGCGCGAGGCGCTGTACCAGATTCGCGATGCCATCGATGCCTACAAGCGCGCCTTCGACGCCGGCTACATCGAAAAGCGCCTGAACGGCAGCGGCTACCCGCCGAACCTGCAGGTGCTGGTGGACGGCGTGCGCGACGTGCGCAGCGCCAAGGGCGCGAAGTTCTACTTTTTGCGGCGCATCCCCCACGACCCGCTGCTGACGGCCAAGCGCAACGACGGCGGCGGCTGGGGGCTGCGCGCCTACGACAGCAGCGCCGACAACCCGCGCGAAGGCGAGGACGTCTTCGACGTGTATTCCACGGCCCGTGGCAAGGGCCTGAACAACATCCCCTACGGGCAATGGTGA
- a CDS encoding type II secretion system protein: MKPRSRGFTLIELLVVLAIIATLMTIALPRYFNSLEASREATLRQSLAVMREALDHYYGDTGHYPESLDQLVDQRYLRNTPVDPITERRDAWQLVPPPEGVAGSVADIKSGAGGRARDGSLYADW, from the coding sequence ATGAAACCCCGCAGCCGTGGCTTCACCCTGATCGAACTGCTGGTGGTGCTGGCGATCATCGCCACGCTGATGACCATTGCCTTGCCGCGCTACTTCAACAGCCTTGAAGCCTCCCGCGAGGCCACCCTGCGCCAGAGCCTGGCGGTGATGCGTGAGGCGCTGGACCATTACTACGGCGACACCGGCCATTACCCCGAATCCCTCGACCAGCTGGTGGACCAGCGCTACCTGCGCAACACCCCGGTCGACCCGATCACCGAACGCCGTGATGCCTGGCAACTGGTGCCGCCGCCCGAGGGTGTGGCCGGCAGCGTTGCCGACATCAAGAGCGGGGCAGGCGGGAGGGCGCGCGATGGCAGCCTCTACGCCGACTGGTGA
- the pilO gene encoding type 4a pilus biogenesis protein PilO: MRVPSLILHEAVARLGRAGIGAVLVAALALGVALAGVLPQWQAVRELRASEADASAQVRRVERGELKLAARPEQQALDDLRQQLPGQPQASELIERLYHLASAEQISLARGEYALGVDPKTQLARYQITLPVRGSYPQIRGFLKALLGQLPTLVLEDLELQRKRIGDRELNGRVRMTLYLSRS, translated from the coding sequence ATGCGCGTCCCTAGCCTGATCCTCCACGAAGCCGTCGCCCGCCTGGGCCGGGCTGGTATCGGCGCAGTGCTGGTGGCAGCCCTGGCCCTGGGCGTGGCGCTGGCCGGGGTGTTGCCGCAGTGGCAAGCGGTGCGTGAGCTGCGCGCCAGCGAAGCCGATGCCAGCGCCCAGGTGCGCCGGGTGGAACGCGGCGAGCTGAAGCTTGCCGCGCGCCCCGAGCAGCAGGCGCTGGACGACCTGCGCCAGCAACTGCCCGGCCAACCCCAGGCCAGCGAGCTGATCGAGCGCCTGTACCACCTGGCCAGCGCCGAGCAGATCAGCCTGGCGCGCGGCGAGTACGCCCTGGGGGTAGACCCGAAGACTCAGCTTGCGCGCTACCAGATCACCCTGCCGGTGCGCGGCAGCTACCCGCAGATCCGCGGTTTTCTCAAGGCCCTGCTCGGCCAGTTGCCGACCCTGGTGCTGGAAGACCTGGAGCTGCAACGCAAACGTATCGGCGACCGTGAACTGAACGGCCGCGTGCGCATGACCCTTTACCTGTCGAGGTCGTGA
- a CDS encoding PilN domain-containing protein: MRRLDLEFQPRQSSLLAWALLALGGAVVAVLVLAQQQLVSEQLGLEARVHALELKLGRRPATAAAQSSAVLREQAERLAQMRNVSQQLQRPWQQLFAMLEAQPQDDVALLSLTPDARKGQVRISAEARNLEAMLQYHQRLERSEELSDVSLLNHEVLAGQPEHPVRFNLTATWETGHARP, encoded by the coding sequence ATGCGCCGCCTCGACCTGGAATTTCAGCCACGCCAAAGCAGCCTGCTGGCCTGGGCCTTGCTGGCCCTGGGCGGCGCCGTGGTGGCGGTGCTGGTGCTGGCCCAGCAGCAACTGGTGAGCGAGCAGCTGGGCCTGGAGGCCCGCGTGCATGCCCTCGAACTCAAGCTTGGCCGCCGCCCGGCTACCGCCGCGGCGCAAAGCAGCGCGGTGCTGCGCGAGCAGGCCGAGCGCCTGGCGCAGATGCGCAATGTATCGCAGCAACTGCAACGGCCGTGGCAACAGCTGTTCGCCATGCTCGAGGCGCAGCCCCAGGACGATGTGGCGCTGCTCAGCCTGACCCCGGATGCACGCAAGGGCCAGGTACGCATCAGCGCCGAGGCGCGCAACCTCGAGGCCATGCTGCAGTACCACCAGCGCCTGGAACGCAGCGAGGAGCTTTCGGATGTGTCGCTGCTCAACCACGAAGTGCTGGCCGGCCAGCCTGAGCACCCGGTGCGTTTCAACCTGACCGCCACCTGGGAGACCGGCCATGCGCGTCCCTAG